Below is a window of Ruegeria sp. THAF33 DNA.
ACACTCCAGGCGCTGTTGCCGCTGAAGGTGGCTGTTTGGCCAAAGGCGCCATCTGCCGTTGCATCACCGATGTCAGTGTAGCGTACGCCACCGGAAATTTTGGCATTCTCCAACGAATATGTTCCGCCCAGACCAATGCTCCAGAACCCGTCGGTCGGGCCCAGGTTGGATACAGGAGTGCCCTGAGAAGACTCATAGCCTAGTGTTACAGCACCGCTGAACTCTTCCGAGAATTGATACCCCAAGCCCAACGAATAGGTGAAGGTCGCATCGTCGTAGTCAACAAGGTTGCTGGTCGGCGGATAGTTTGGCGGGTTGTACACCAGCTGTGGCCAGTCGACCCAACGAACAGAACCAAACAACAGCGTTTTAGGCGCGACGCCCGTCTGGAAGTCCAGGTTGATCGACTGGGGCGTCTCAATTTCGCTGTTTGTGTTGAAGGTGGCCACGGTCCCGGGTGGAATCGGAGGGAACGGTGGTGGGTTCAGAGATTCTGTTTGCGATAGATCGTGGCTGATCTTGGAGTTGTATGTCAGTGACACACGTGCTGCGATTTCCGGTTTCTCCCATGCAACCCCGATAACGTAGCCGAATGCAGTGTCGGCATCGGTGTCAACCTGGTACCCTGCTGCAAGCGGGACGGTGACAGAAGCCTTCACACGCTGTGCTCGAATACCGCCGATTGCGCTGAACCCGCCATCGAATTTGTAACGCAGCAATGCCGTAATGGCGTCCGTGTCTGCTGTAGCCCTCAAAACATCAGTACGACCACCCGGAATAGGGTTGATCGAAAGAGGGTAGGTGTTTGCGTATTCAATGTCCGCCCCAAAGGGCTGGTCATACATGATCGCGAAATCGAGCTTTTCGGTCAGAGACGTTTTATAACCCAGATGCGGTGTGAAAAAGTCGTTCGCAACCTCTCCGGAATCGACCGGCTGCCCGATGTTTGGTCCAGCCAGAGCAGGCATGGTGCCCGTTACGCTGGGGTTGGTGTATCCCAACCGAAACTGGACTGCTGACCCTTCTTCGAAGATCAGGTTGATGCCCTGACCGCTTCGATCAAGGCCGCCTGCGTATCCTGCCGTCGCTCCAACGCACAAAGCGCAGGTCGCGAGTAGTGTTTTTTTCATTCTGTCCTCCCTAACAATCTCAGGCGGGTTTCAATGGCGTTTGGCTGAGTGTTACGAACGCCTATCCCGTGTATGATGAGCGATAC
It encodes the following:
- a CDS encoding OmpP1/FadL family transporter encodes the protein MKKTLLATCALCVGATAGYAGGLDRSGQGINLIFEEGSAVQFRLGYTNPSVTGTMPALAGPNIGQPVDSGEVANDFFTPHLGYKTSLTEKLDFAIMYDQPFGADIEYANTYPLSINPIPGGRTDVLRATADTDAITALLRYKFDGGFSAIGGIRAQRVKASVTVPLAAGYQVDTDADTAFGYVIGVAWEKPEIAARVSLTYNSKISHDLSQTESLNPPPFPPIPPGTVATFNTNSEIETPQSINLDFQTGVAPKTLLFGSVRWVDWPQLVYNPPNYPPTSNLVDYDDATFTYSLGLGYQFSEEFSGAVTLGYESSQGTPVSNLGPTDGFWSIGLGGTYSLENAKISGGVRYTDIGDATADGAFGQTATFSGNSAWSVGFQITYALN